The following are from one region of the Girardinichthys multiradiatus isolate DD_20200921_A chromosome 9, DD_fGirMul_XY1, whole genome shotgun sequence genome:
- the hykk.2 gene encoding hydroxylysine kinase → MSVKHAKPNFSPSQVSEIMKRLYNLTPSEIRPLPSYDDQNFYVAPSEGGEYVLKIMNTEDSKNTTVIELQTHAMSFLHHNGVPAQTAMPTTSGQLMSLEEMDCGYGCQKYMVRLLNYSPGVTISKVPLTPKLLYEAGRMAARMDEVLQKMEHPHLNILQRDNFIWSLSNILLLEGYMSVLDGDPLQKVIKSVIHQYKNSVIPKRSNFRECINHGDFNDLNVLVQPDDNNGYKISGILDFGDMSSGYYVYELAITIMYMMIEHPDPIEVGGPVLAGWESVFPLNEDEKDCLYLLVVSRFCQSLVMARYSVTLHPENEEYLMITSRKGIKILQQVWELGKEHVEKVWFQRAAQFNKPGGTFLMAS, encoded by the exons ATGTCAGTGAAGCACGCCAAGCCCAACTTCAGCCCGTCTCAGGTGTCTGAGATCATGAAGAGGCTCTACAACCTGACCCCGTCAGAAATACGCCCGCTGCCCAGCTATGATGACCAGAACTTCTATGTGGCTCCATCTGAGGGCGGCGAGTATGTCCTGAAGATCATGAACACAGAGGACAGTAAGAATACCACCGTCATCGAGTTGCAGACCCATGCAATGTCATTTCTCCACCATAATGGGGTTCCTGCTCAAACAGCCATGCCCACCACCTCAGGACAACTCATGAGTCTGGAAGAAATGG ATTGTGGCTATGGCTGTCAGAAGTACATGGTCCGACTGCTGAATTATTCACCTGGTGTGACTATTTCAAAGGTCCCTTTAACACCGAAGTTATTATATGAAGCCGGCAGGATGGCAGCTAGAATGGATGAAGTCCTTCAAAAG aTGGAGCATCCTCATCTCAACATTCTGCAGAGGGATAACTTCATCTGGAGCCTGTCAAACATTCTCCTCCTGGAAGGATACATGAGTGTATTAGATGGAGATCCACTGCAGAAGGTCATAAAATCTGTCATTCATCAGTACAAGAACTCTGTGATCCCCAAACGGTCCAATTTTCGGGAAT gtATTAATCATGGCGACTTTAATGACCTGAATGTGCTTGTGCAGCCCGATGACAATAATGGCTACAAGATTTCTGGCATCCTAGACTTTGGGGACATGAGCAGTGGCTACTATGTCTACGAACTCGCCATCACCATAATGTACATGATGATTGAGCATCCTGATCCCATCGAGGTCGGTGGGCCAGTCCTCGCCGGCTGGGAAAGTGTCTTCCCTCTCAACGAGGACGAGAAAGACTGCCTTTATCTGCTGGTGGTCTCGCGCTTCTGCCAGTCGCTGGTTATGGCTCGGTATTCCGTGACGTTGCACCCAGAAAATGAAGAGTACCTTATGATTACTTCCAGGAAGGGAATTAAGATCCTCCAGCAAGTCTGGGAACTGGGAAAGGAGCATGTGGAGAAGGTGTGGTTTCAGCGTGCGGCTCAGTTCAATAA GCCAGGTGGTACCTTTTTGATGGCGAGCTGA